The DNA window TATATATGAGCCCAAAACAAATGGCTTTATATTGATCGATAAGGCTGAAAATATAGCTTCCGCTATGCATATTATTACAGAACTTGATGCAACAGGCTTTAAAGAAACAATAGAAGTGTTACCACTGTATAATTTACCTGCACGTGACGTTAAAAATGTATTTGAGACGTTGCGTAAAGCTGCAGGCGAAGGTGATACTGCACCTCCTGTAGCCTCAGCCAGACAAGACTTACAAGCAGGCAGCATCTCTTATTTTGCTGCTGATACTAAACTAGTAACTGATGAGAGAACCAATTCGCTAATCTTGATGGGCCGCGAAACTGCTGTTATGCGCCTAAGTGAATTTATCCAAGAATATATCGATACTCCAGCTGAGTCGGGTAACTCTATTTTACATTCATATGATTTACAGTATTTAGATGCTCCTTCATTTGCTAAAATATTGCAAGACATAGTAACTTCACAAGCTGCAAGCCAATCTCAAACTGCGGCAAACACTGGCCCTTACCAATTTTTTAAAGGGGTACAAATAGCAGCTGAGCAGCCACAACAACTTGTAAATGAAGAACGAACACCTGAGCTTGTTTTAGAACAAGCGCAAGGCATAGAGTCTATTACAGGTATTCAAGGACGAACACTCGTAGGCGGCAATAGACTTATTATAGCTGCTCTACAAGAAGATTGGTTACGAATAAAAAAGCTTATAGAGCAGCTTGATAAGCCACAATTACAAGTAATTTTAGAAATGTTACTTGTTGATGTAACTTTTGATCAAGAAGAACTTATTGCAGGCACTATAAGAAATCCTCTTGATATACCCTTTGATCAAGAGACAGGTAACGGAGCAAATTTTTTAGCATCTCACATAAGTCCGGCCAATAGCGTACTGGGTATACCAGCTCAAGCCTCTTCACCACCACCGACACTTACAACGGTTCCTCCGACATTTTCTTTAGCACGAGATTTGCTCGGATTTCCCGGAGATGCTACTACACCAAGCGTTATTTCGGTTGTTAACGATAAAATAGGATCAACTCTTATTTCTTTTAACGATCCTCAAACACCAGGGATAGCAGCACTACTGCAATTATTTAACCGATCAACACAGACAAAAATACTTTCTAATCCTTATTTGGTCACCCTTAATAACCAAAAGGGAGTGTTAGAAATAGTAGAAGAACGTCGTGTTGTTGGGGACTCGTTTTTAAGTCGTAGTGGCTTTACACTCCCACAACTTAATTTACCTGCTGCTATTAAACTAGTTGCGTTACCACGCCTCAGCTCTGACGAACGTTTAGCGCTTGAAATAGGCATACAAGTTGACCAATTTGTATCAGCTTCTGATCCAACACGTATAACACGATTACTTAAAACTAAAGTAAGTTTAGCTACAGGCCAAGTTGTTGCTTTAGGCGGCCTTATTCGCTCAGATATACTAGATACTACAACAAGCACGCCATTGCTTTCTCGTATACCGATTTTAGGTGCCTTTTTCCAAAGAAGAAACAAACTTAAAACACAACGTAATTTAACCCTTTTTATAGCACCTATTATTATCAGGCCGCGCAACGATGTACTCAGCGCAATGTACACCAAAAGCAAAATAAATCACTTAGAACAACAAAGCTCTAGTGATTATTTAAATAGAAGAGATCCTATTACACGGCTCTTTTTTCCTACTACACACAGTCCTGAAACTATAGGAGAGTATTTGTATCATACAACCAATCTAACACAAGCACCATCAACACAAAATAGTATGCTGCCCCAAGAGCTTCAGCAAGCATATGCTTTTAAAGCTCTTGTTAAAAATCCCGAACAACGTGTAACTCATCTTAAACAGCTTCTTGCAACAGAAGAGAGCGATTTTTTAAGTATCAAGCAGCGAGAAAGCTAAAGTATCTTCAATAGTTAATAACCTATTATATTTTGCTAGTCGTTCGCTACCACGACATGCTCCTGCCTTAATTTGACCTACGCTTGCGCCAACGGCTAAATCGGCAATAAAGGTATCTTCAGTTTCACCAGACCTATGAGAAACTATGGTAGCAAGATTAGTATCTTTGCAGAGCTTAATGGCTTGCAGCGTTTCTGTTATGGTCCCTATTTGATTGGGTTTAATAATAACGCTGGTTGCTGCATGATCAATACCGCCTTGAGCGATTCTGTAGGGGTTAGTAACAAAAAGATCATCCCCAACGATCTGAATTTTGTTTTCAAGTGCTTTAGTCATACGTATCCACCCGGACCAATCCTCTTCACTTAGGCCATCTTCTATAGAATAAATAGGATACGTGTCTACTAACTTTTTGTAATAATCAATCATCTCATCGCTAGTCAATTGCTGATTTTGCCAACTATACAGTTGCGTTGTAGAATTATAGTATTGAGATGCAGCCACATCAAGCCCAATAATACAACCTACGGAGCTATGAGCACTTGCAGCCTCAATAGCTTCAAGCAATACATCAAGAGCTTCTGCATCACTTTCAAAGGCTGCAGCAAAGCCTCCTTCATCGCCTACAGCGGTAGATTTATTTTTTTTAATAAGTAATGCTTTAAGCTCATGATATACCAACGTAGCAGCTTCAAAAGCGCTTCTAAATGTAGGAGCTCCTACGGGTATAATCATAAATTCTTGTATACGTAGTTTATTGTAAGCATGCATACCGCCATTAATTACGTTAAGCATTGGAAATGGCAGTGAAACACTATCTGATCCCATATAATAGGCAATAAGCTCATAGAGCTCTAATTTTTCGCTGTGAGCTTCAGCTTTAAAAATCGCCATACTTACAGCAAGTAAAGCATTAGCTCCTAAACGTGATTTATCTGTAGTACCATCAAGCTCAAGTAATTTAAGATCCATTTCCATACCATGAGGTTCATGACCGACAAGCACGGGAGCTATAAGTGTTTCAATGTTTTCTATAGCTTTAAGAACCCCTTTGCCCATTAAGCGCTTACCACCATCACGCAGCTCAAGAGCTTCATATATACCAGTTGATACACCAGAAGGTACATACGATAGTACTGAGTCACCATTTTCTAAAAAAAGTTCACATTGAACAGTAGGCCAACCGCGTGAATCATATACTTCTCGGCCACTAATACGCGTAATTTTCATAATAAATCCTCTTAAACTCTTGACGTGCCCGTATGCTCTATATAACACTACTTTAAAACGTATACCACTCTCTTTTAAAGGGTTTTACTATGATGTTAGATAACATGAGCTACAATAAGATAAAAATAGTGTATACATTAAGCGATTTACTTTGGTTTATAGAAAAACATGCCAAAGTTGATGCACAGCAATCGGGCGATGTTGCTGGCCAAGAAGTACTTGAAGAAATGCAAAAAGAGCTTGGTCGTTACTTAGAGCGTGTACAAAAAACAATGTGTTCCATAACACAATAACTTTTATCATAAAAAAAGAGCTGATTATAGTAGAATAATCAGCTCTTTTTTATTTTTTAATCGTGTATTTTTTACACTAAAACTTCAGATGGCTTAATAACTTTTACGCTTTCACGCACAACTTTTTTTGGTGCTTGAGAATTTGATAAAAGTCCAGCTCTTACAGATGCTTTATAACCACTTTTAAAAGCTTTATATGCTATTAAAGCTGCTACACCAGAGAAAAACAAGCTTGTTTTATAACGATGGTTTAGGCCAGATACTATACTTTCAAATCTTAAATCTCTATCGTCTGCATCAACAGGCTTTGCCATTGAAAGACCCGGATTCTTTAAAAGTTTTGAGGTATAAAGAGCATCACGTAACAAGCTGTAGCTTGACGATACTGCTAATCCAAATACAGCAGCAGAAGCACCTGCTTTAACAACTTCTCTAGCAACAATTTTGTTTTTAGGAGTTATTGCTTGAGCATTTGAATTTGCTAAAGTACTGAGAGCTGCAACAGTAACAAGCATTAATTTACGATTATTTTTCATAATTTTCCCCTGAGATTAGAAGTTGTTATCCACGTTTTTAATTACTATACCCTAAAAACAGTTATGCTGTAAAGCATATTTTTAGCTCTATAAAATAACAATAGAAAACATAAGCAGAGCTACAGAAGAATATACTAGTTTATTAATTTTTATCTTGTTGTTTTTTATCTGTTTTTTGCTTTTGAGAAAAATAATAATGCGATTTTTTAGCTCATTTATAAGCAAAATAAGCATGCAGTCAAGTACGTTTTAAACAACTTAGGCACTACTATAATCTTAATTACTATTTTTGAGCATACGTAGTAATAAGTTCAACTATATCTTGAGGTAATGTTATAGTAGAGTTTGTAGCTACTTGATTGTAATCTTGACTTGATTGTGAAAATAGTTGTGCTAACAGAGTATAAATTTTTGTAGAGATAGATACTTGATGTTTTGGTGCAACGTCTGTTAAAATCCTCTTTAAATGAGCATGATTCAGAGCATACTCTATAAATACTCTACCTATAATTTTATATATAAAATTACCACTTTGCCCATATAACGTTTGTAAACAATGATTATAGTGTACAAGTTCTGCTGAAGTTAAACGGACCTTTTGCAGGGCTTGTTTAACAAGAGCTGAATACTTAAACTCAATAGCCTTGTCTAAAGCACCTCTAGGATTAATCTTAATCATTGATTGTAATTGTTTATAGTGCTTAAATAGTCTAATCATATTTGGCTTCCTTTTACAGTAAGCAATACCTAACCTCATACTTCTATTATTATATACATCACTAACATTCGCGCCGGCCTCTAAGAGCAGTGTTACTACGTCAAAAAAAGAATCCTTATCTCTATTTAGTAGACTACGAACAACAGTATGAAATGCTGTATCTCCATAATTATTAATAGCATTAACGTTTGCACCAGCAGCGAGTAATAACTCTACAAATTGTAGAGAGCAACGATGGGCAGCATCATGGAGAGCTGTAGATCCAGAATTATGTGTAGTATCAACATATGCACCGGCTTTTAATAAGAGTTTTGCAGCATCTATATTACGATGTGCAACAGTAACAATAAGTGGTGTATGTCCATGTTCAGTAATAGAAGCATTAACATCAAAGCCTGCTTGAAGCAACTGCTCCAATTGAGTTAAATCCTTTCTATCGCTTAGAGCGTGTAGTAATTGTTGATTGAATAAATCTCGACTACTCATCCCATTAAGAGAACAAGCAAATGAAGCTAGAAAAAGTAGTACGTATTTCATAAGATTCCCTTAAGTTTATTTTAGTTATAGTTCTCTAATAGTATAAAATAGGTTATCTAAATATTCAATTGGTCTACAATTTAAATTTTGACATCTATCAATTATTATAATATTATTAAATAATATATTTATATTGAAAAATTAAAAACAAATAATTACGAAAATAATACCTATGAAAAAGCTTATTTTTATCCTATCGTTTTTGCCTGCTCAGCTTTGTGCTATGCATACTTTGGGCTACTTTATATGTAAAGCCCATCACACATTACTACCTCTTTCATTACAAAATCAAAAACTTCTTAATTTACAAGCCGTAGAAGCTGCCAAATCAGGCAATAGTACAGAACTACAAGACTTACTTAATGCTGGCGCGAGTCAAGATATAGTAAGCACACACGGCCACACAGGTCTTTTAGGTGATGCCGCTTTTAGAGGTTTTACACAGATTGTAAAGCTTCTTCTTAACGCTAAGGTGAATCCAAATACAATAGATAAAGTTGGTTACACGCCTCTCTGTTGGTCTATTATCAGGGGCTATGAAAACATTGTAAAGCTTCTTCTTGCTGCTAATGCTGATCCAAATCTAGCTATTGAAGATGACGCAACGCCACTTTATCACGCCATTACAGAAGGGCGTACATACAGTGTAAAACTTCTTGTTATTGCTAATGCTAAGCTAAATAAAGCTACTAAAGATGGACAAATACCACTTTATTGGGCTATTAAACGGGGTAATTTAGAAACCATACAATTTCTTCTGACTGTGCATGTTTGCAAAAACTTAGCTCATAAATACTATCCAAAAGATCTTTTTAGCACTTACCTTCGCAATCCAAAGGACTTTGTAAAGTTTCTTCTTAATTCTTATAAAGCTTATTGTATAAAGTTTAGAGAGCCTATACATTTCCTTACCGAAAAATCAACATTAGTTTTGATAGAAACAGCTATTAGGTTTGATGATAATAGTATTACTTACCGAGAGATCCAAGTAGAACACCCTAGTTTTAAGGTTGTTATCACACTTGTTAATAGAGGATATACAGACTTAGTAAAAAAAGTGATTCAGCAATTAAAGCCAAACCTTGATCAAATCAGACAATTAGACATTATTGCTCAACAGCAATACAAGCATGCTCAAGATGCGAATTATAAAGATATACATAAAATTTTAGTTGGCTATATTATTGAACATGCTAAAAATGCAAAAGCTGTAACAGAACTAGCTCAATCTATAAGTAAACCAATTCCTCAAGATGTAGCTAAGCTTATTGCTACGTATATTTTATAAAGTTTTATTATACATTTTCCCAAAGGCTAGAAAGCTTTAATATTTTTAGCTCTCTAATAGTGCGCAAAGGCTTTTTGTTTTTATCAAGGCGCTTAAGCGGTTTTTTAGTGAAATGCACTTGCATTAAATCTCGATAAGTTTTAATGCCTGCAAATACTTTTTCAAGCTCTATTTCATGAGTTATACCGTAACCTGCTTGATAGCCAACTGCTTCTATAAGTTTGTTATGCCTTAAATCACTTACTATTTGCACATGACCTTGATACCAGATAATATCACCTTCTTCAACTCGCTCATTGCGCCCAAGTGGTCTTAAACATTTTTCTATAGTTGTAGTATTTCTATAAAAATACGGCATGCCGCACAATTGAGCTACGCGTAAAATTAAAGCAGAGCATTCGCATCCTGTAAACGGTCTTTCACAATCTTCAGGCCGTTGCCAAAATTCAACCTGTTTTCCAAAACGTATATCACTTACTAAACTAAATCTATTATCTCTGTAACTTTTTATAAAACTACAGCCACCCCATACATATCCTATTATACCTGAAGGATTAGCAACCCATTTTTTAAGCATACGGACAAACATTCTTTTGCTTTGATCTTTAGTTTTAGCAAACTCAATAATACTATAATCTTTGGGTACATAACCAATTTTTACAGCTAAATTAGTAGAGTCTAAAAGAGCAATAGCATACCGTGTGGGAGTGTCTTTTTCTGGTTTACGTATAAAACGAGTACCGGCAGAATAGGTTTGCTGCGTGCTAGGATTATACCAAGGCCATGAAAGTGAGAGCAGCCCTGTATGCGAGCAAATCTCACCCTTTTTAGTGCAATACGGTGCAGGTACAGCATTAATTTTTTGATTTTTTATAAGTCCAGACAGTGGCAGTATATTGCTTTTAAGTGTCCAAAAGCTATTACGCACTTTGCCATCATCATCAATATAAAAAAAGTTATCTAATGCACATTCAACTTCTAGACCTTGAGTACGCTTAATAGTTACTGTTTCGTTAAATAAAAACTGATGAGTACGATAACAAGAAAGTAGATGCTTATCCGGTGCTAGAGGCAGTAAATTATATAACTCTTGTGCAGTTTTTTGAGCGTCAAGCGGTTGTAATGGACGTGTTGTAGCATCGGCTACCGGTACTCTAACAACAGCTTTATCTGCAAAGTTATCTGCTTTCCAATACGATGCATACAGCGAACTGCTTATAAAAAACAACACATATACTCTATAATGCCTCATGCAACTCTTTCTCTTTTAGTGCACTAGTCTCTGTTTTTATATTACAATTTTTTAATTTAATAAGACAATAGTTACACTTGTGCTGTTTTTTACACTCTAAACTCTCTCTAGACGAACAAGAGCACCTACAACTATACTAACACTTAGACCAAAAAAAAGAGCGAAAGAGCATAATGGACAAAAAACATACACGAACTCTCTTTATTTTTAGACGAGACTTAAGACTTGAAGATAACACCGGTTTACAAGCAGCGCTTAAGGAGTCACATACCGTTATTGCTTGTTTTATTTTAGATCCACGACAAGTAACAGAAGAAAATGCTTATAAAAGCACTAATGCTCTGCAATTTATGTTTGATTCTTTACTCGATCTTAATACACAACTAGAAGATCATAAAGCGCGGCTTTATCTTTTTTATGCTGTAGCAGAACAACTCGTTAAAAAATTGCTAGAAAGTAAAGTAATAGACGCAGTATATATAAATAAAGATTATACGCCCTTTAGCAAGCAACGCGACCAACATTTACAAGACCTGTGTGCTCAGTATGGAGCTGACTTTTTTAGTTTTGACGATCTTTTATTGCAAGCACCAGAAGAGACTCTCAATAAGCAAAAAAAACCGTATAGCGTATTTACTCCCTATTTTAATGCCAATGTTATAAAACTGGTAAAAAAACCTGTACAAAATACTTTTAACAATTATAGTACAGTTTTATTTCCTGAAGAAGAAAGTTTTAGCTTATTTAAAAAAATTTTACCCCAAAAGCAACCGTTGCATGTTACACCAGGACGCATAGGTTGCCTGGAAATACTCAAACACATAGATACCTTTAAAAACTACAGCCTTAAACATAATTACCCTGCTATTGATACAACAGGGTTGTCGCCGCACATTAAATTTGGTACCTGCTCAATACGGGAAATCTACTACGTAATAAAAAAAAGCATGGGTATAACTGATCTTATAAGACAACTCTATTGGCGTGACTTTTATACCATAATTGGTTATTATTTCCCGCATGTATTTGGTCACGCATTTCATACTTCTTTAGATACCATTTCTTGGGATAACAATAAAGAACTCTTTAAGCGTTGGTGCGAAGGTACTACAGGAGTTCCTATTGTTGATGCTGGCATGAGGCAGCTTAATCAAACAGGGTTCATGCATAACCGAGCACGACTTATTACTGCATCATTTTTAGTTAAAGATTTACATATTGACTGGCGTTGGGGCGAGCTCTATTTTGCACGGTTACTTACTGAATATGACCCGGCAGTTAATAACGGCAATTGGCAATGGGTAGCTTCAACAGGATCCGCTCGACAACCTTATTTTAGAATTTTTAACCCTTGGCTGCAACAAAAAAACTATGACCCTGATTGTACGTATATTAAGCAATGGATACCAGAACTAAAAAATGTATCCACGAAGGTAATTCATGCATGGTATAAACAAAAACAACCAACCATGCATTATCCAGCGCCAATTGTAGATCACGCA is part of the Candidatus Dependentiae bacterium genome and encodes:
- the eno gene encoding phosphopyruvate hydratase, which gives rise to MKITRISGREVYDSRGWPTVQCELFLENGDSVLSYVPSGVSTGIYEALELRDGGKRLMGKGVLKAIENIETLIAPVLVGHEPHGMEMDLKLLELDGTTDKSRLGANALLAVSMAIFKAEAHSEKLELYELIAYYMGSDSVSLPFPMLNVINGGMHAYNKLRIQEFMIIPVGAPTFRSAFEAATLVYHELKALLIKKNKSTAVGDEGGFAAAFESDAEALDVLLEAIEAASAHSSVGCIIGLDVAASQYYNSTTQLYSWQNQQLTSDEMIDYYKKLVDTYPIYSIEDGLSEEDWSGWIRMTKALENKIQIVGDDLFVTNPYRIAQGGIDHAATSVIIKPNQIGTITETLQAIKLCKDTNLATIVSHRSGETEDTFIADLAVGASVGQIKAGACRGSERLAKYNRLLTIEDTLAFSLLDT
- a CDS encoding ankyrin repeat domain-containing protein, whose product is MKYVLLFLASFACSLNGMSSRDLFNQQLLHALSDRKDLTQLEQLLQAGFDVNASITEHGHTPLIVTVAHRNIDAAKLLLKAGAYVDTTHNSGSTALHDAAHRCSLQFVELLLAAGANVNAINNYGDTAFHTVVRSLLNRDKDSFFDVVTLLLEAGANVSDVYNNRSMRLGIAYCKRKPNMIRLFKHYKQLQSMIKINPRGALDKAIEFKYSALVKQALQKVRLTSAELVHYNHCLQTLYGQSGNFIYKIIGRVFIEYALNHAHLKRILTDVAPKHQVSISTKIYTLLAQLFSQSSQDYNQVATNSTITLPQDIVELITTYAQK
- a CDS encoding ankyrin repeat domain-containing protein, with translation MKKLIFILSFLPAQLCAMHTLGYFICKAHHTLLPLSLQNQKLLNLQAVEAAKSGNSTELQDLLNAGASQDIVSTHGHTGLLGDAAFRGFTQIVKLLLNAKVNPNTIDKVGYTPLCWSIIRGYENIVKLLLAANADPNLAIEDDATPLYHAITEGRTYSVKLLVIANAKLNKATKDGQIPLYWAIKRGNLETIQFLLTVHVCKNLAHKYYPKDLFSTYLRNPKDFVKFLLNSYKAYCIKFREPIHFLTEKSTLVLIETAIRFDDNSITYREIQVEHPSFKVVITLVNRGYTDLVKKVIQQLKPNLDQIRQLDIIAQQQYKHAQDANYKDIHKILVGYIIEHAKNAKAVTELAQSISKPIPQDVAKLIATYIL
- a CDS encoding deoxyribodipyrimidine photo-lyase, coding for MDKKHTRTLFIFRRDLRLEDNTGLQAALKESHTVIACFILDPRQVTEENAYKSTNALQFMFDSLLDLNTQLEDHKARLYLFYAVAEQLVKKLLESKVIDAVYINKDYTPFSKQRDQHLQDLCAQYGADFFSFDDLLLQAPEETLNKQKKPYSVFTPYFNANVIKLVKKPVQNTFNNYSTVLFPEEESFSLFKKILPQKQPLHVTPGRIGCLEILKHIDTFKNYSLKHNYPAIDTTGLSPHIKFGTCSIREIYYVIKKSMGITDLIRQLYWRDFYTIIGYYFPHVFGHAFHTSLDTISWDNNKELFKRWCEGTTGVPIVDAGMRQLNQTGFMHNRARLITASFLVKDLHIDWRWGELYFARLLTEYDPAVNNGNWQWVASTGSARQPYFRIFNPWLQQKNYDPDCTYIKQWIPELKNVSTKVIHAWYKQKQPTMHYPAPIVDHAQESIKSIQMYKKTSIKNKRLL